One segment of Castanea sativa cultivar Marrone di Chiusa Pesio chromosome 3, ASM4071231v1 DNA contains the following:
- the LOC142627660 gene encoding uncharacterized protein LOC142627660, with the protein MVCFLACFGTCKRQKHRNLASLTPSTDQSTHGVATEPQKQDDIEEPISLISESKVPLEEPTNCGERKKVTFDLNVKTCEKLCTKEVINTLVESNEKKEGEKKEEKAAELKSKSFSDLIATDILSYPTNYRYQNCPDCEDEDLVKSDFADDEKDEGGDNQTSVQEESSESLFSLSIDSRKYVSANETGEKEVNSPMPVHASSDKALKTIGLSPIARDRSQYVHSVLNPIENLTQWKTVQATALTPIKNLEKESINLEPYFNIATSPEKENINLEPHFNIATSPENENINLEPHFYRETSPEPSFKQSKRNLKPKFRDLKSAEHEVAVDTSLSSWLVESETTPKSSNSTNSVRNASSEKLNSPRSHEDRPILGALTIEELRQYSASASPRRSRSRSPDDTPIIGTVGSYWSHTGQTMDSGSGSSGRGFTNTGSKKREDERMKWNSIPFEERLERGTAEV; encoded by the exons ATGGTGTGCTTTCTCGCTTGTTTTGGTACTTGTAAGCGTCAAAAGCATCGAAATTTGGCCAGCCTAACTCCCTCTACAGATCAA AGTACTCATGGGGTCGCTACTGAACCACAAAAACAAGACGACATTGAAGAACCCATTAGCCTAATCAGTGAGTCAAA AGTCCCACTTGAAGAGCCAACAAATTGcggtgaaagaaagaaagttacCTTTGATCTGAATGTCAAAACCTGTGAGAAGTTATGTACCAAGGAAGTTATCAATACTTTGGTTGAAAGCAATGAGAAGAAAgagggagaaaagaaagaagaaaaagctgCAGAATTAAAAAGCAAATCATTCTCGGATTTGATTGCTACAGACATATTGTCCTATCCAACAAACTATAGATACCAAAATTGCCCAGATTGTGAAGATGAAGACTTAGTAAAAAGTGACTTTGCTGATGATGAGAAGGATGAGGGTGGTGATAATCAAACATCTGTGCAAGAAGAGTCCTCTGAGTCATTGTTTTCTTTATCCATTGATTCTAGAAAATATGTCAGTGCAAATGAAACAGGCGAAAAGGAGGTTAATAGTCCGATGCCAGTTCATGCTTCATCAGACAAGGCGCTCAAGACAATCGGGTTGAGCCCAATTGCTCGAGATAGGAGTCAATATGTTCATTCTGTGTTGAACCCAATTGAAAATCTTACTCAATGGAAGACGGTCCAAGCAACAGCACTTACTCCTATAAAGAATCTAGAGAAGGAGAGCATCAATTTAGAGCCATACTTCAATATAGCAACTAGTCCAGAGAAGGAGAACATCAATTTAGAGCCACATTTCAATATAGCAACTAGTCCAGAGAACGAGAACATCAATTTAGAGCCGCATTTCTATAGAGAAACTAGTCCAGAGCCTAGTTTCAAGCAGTCAAAGCGCAATTTGAAACCAAAGTTCAGAGACCTGAAGTCTGCAGAACATGAAGTTGCAGTTGACACCAGCCTTTCCAGCTGGTTGGTTGAATCCGAAACCACACCCAAGTCAAGCAATAGCACTAATTCTGTTCGGAATGCATCATCTGAGAAACTGAATTCACCAAGAAGTCATGAAGATAGGCCAATTCTAGGAGCATTAACCATTGAAGAGCTCAGACAGTATTCTGCATCTGCGTCTCCAAGACGGTCAAGAAGCCGAAGTCCTGATGATACACCAATCATAGGTACTGTTGGTAGTTACTGGAGTCATACTGGGCAGACCATGGATTCAGGCTCAGGCTCTTCTGGCAGAGGATTTACAAACACAGGAAGCAAGAAAAGAGAG GATGAGAGAATGAAGTGGAATTCTATTCCATTTGAAGAAAGATTGGAGAGAGGTACTGCTGAAGTGTAG